The DNA region TTTAGTAGAAGATGAACCAATTTCTCCACCGCCTGCACCAGCACGCAGATCCCGAAGACCTAGCAAACCTCAAAGTTTATCTCCAGTGCAGATTGGGTTTTTGCTAGTTGTTTTGTCTACGGTGGTGTCTTCACTGTATAACGTCGCTGTAAAAATGATGTTCCACCAAAGTTCTGCGGTGGTGGGCAGCTTGGCTGTAGAACGGTTATTATTACCAACTTTGGGGAATATTTTCTTAATTTTATTGCTGCGCTTGGCGATTGTAGTACCGCTCACGTTGCTGTTAGCACCGATGATGCACCCCCAAGTTTGGCAAGATATCAAAAACTTAATGGAATCATTTCAAGGTAAGCCTTCAGCCGCTAAGGTGAAAGCTAAGAGAGTGTTGCAACTATCAATTGCGAGTGGTTGCTTTTTGTTTTTATCGCAGGTGTTGATTTATCTGGCAATTGGTCAAGTAACAACGGGTATGGCGATCGCACTATTCTTTATCTATCCCGGTATTAGCGGTTTGTTGTCTTGGCTGTTATTCCGTGATAAACCCAATAGCGTGCGTGGGGCTGCCATTGGTGCGATTTTCTTAGGTGAATTATTAGTTTTAGCTGGTGCTGCAACGGCGGGGATCAGCGATTTTTCTATTGGTAGCAGTGCCGCAATTTTTGGTGGGATCGCCTTTGCCTGCTACGTGATGCTGACTCGTGTCTGCGCCGCTAAACTGCATCCTGTGTCTTTTACTTTAGTTAGTTTCACCACCATGTTTGTTTTGAGCTTCATTGGTTTGATGTTACCTTTACCAACCGCTTGGAGCTTAACAATTGATGGTTCTAAGTTATTAGAGATTATTCTAAGTGCCTTTATTTTGGGCGTGCTGACACTTTTAAGCTATGTCCTCAACAATATTGGTATTGGTAAACTTGGAGCCTTGCGATCGGCAATTATTGGCGCAGGCGTACCGATATTAACCGTAGTGTTTGCTGGGTTGTTGATTCAAGAAAATTTAGAAATAATTCAGATTCTCGGCGTTTTATTTGTCACATTTGGTGCTGCGGCTTTTAGTTTTGAGAAAATGCGTCATCAAGTTAAATCATCAAGTGCTGAAAATTAAATAACATAAAGCAGCTATAGCAGTAGCCAAGTTGCTTAGGGCATCGATAAATAATAAGACTTAGACACAGACACCACAAAGCTTTTACCCCTGTCATCTGTCACCTATTACCTGTCCCCTGCTATATGTGTCCGTGAGGAAAGTTAAAAGTCGAATGTTAAATAAAACTTTGATTATCTCAACTTTGATTTTTAACTTTTCAATTTTTTATTTTGTTTTAATAATTGTCAACAGGCGACGACAAACTTAGTAATCAATCCAAGTCAATCGTCTTATACAATTCCCAAAAATCCTGCATCCTAAAACTTTTTTAGATATTGTCCGGTTAATCCAGAATGATTTGGGAAATTTGTACATTAGCAGCAAAACCCTCTGCTCTAGGCTCTGAACTCTCAGTCAGTCTTTCACCGATAAATTTATTACCCTTGGTATCACTCTAAAAGTCAAACAATATGAAATCTGGTAATTGCATTACGTCACCAGATACCTGTATATTTTATAAATAACAACGTACAACAGCCTTTTGACTAACTTTCCGACCTGTTTAACACCCAAATATTTAGGACAAAATAAATAAGAAAGTTACTATTCCTGTACGTAATTTACAATTCTGATACTGTGAATATTGAAACATATTCACTGCTACTCACCACCTCAAAACATAGGTTTTACAGTTAAAAGGGGCTATAAAATCATCAGATACTACATACCGTAAAAGCGGCTTTTTTATATTCATTGAAATATCAGGAATCCTTAATAATTCCTATTGTGTAAACTAAAAAATAGAGAGTCTTAATATAATATTAAGATTGAGTTAATTTACATAAACTTGATAAAAAAGCTGACAGAATAGAATATCATGATTAAAGGCAATAAACGGTATTTTGGACGGGAAACTATCTACCTGATTTGAGGAATTAGATTTCTCTAAGTACTAACTACCTAAAGATGCCCGAAATTTGCCGAAAGCTGTGAGCATTATGGTAGTCTACTAGTATCTGCTAAACCTGTAATTTGATTCAAGTTCAGTAGATGATTGACTCTCAGATTACTCATCACGAATAGGAAATCGACGAGTAACCAGAATTCTCTACAAACCCAAAGAAAGCAGTCATTCTTGGGAAAGGTGCATACCATCAAGTCCATCGGCTGGTTAGGTGTTGCCACAATCAGGAAGTATTTTCCGTTTGTGAACTAACCTAGGTTGTAACATCCTGGCTACCGAAGACAATCTTTATAGATTAAATCGGAAAAATAGATGGTTTTGTAATTGGTATGACAAGTAGAGGAATTTCATGGTTATTTGTGAATCTGTCAGGAAAAGATGACAATAGCCAAATCAACTAACTTCTTTTTAGTAGTGATTTGCTATATAATTCGGAGCCATTGGCAATTTCAACTGCTAGTAACCTGAAAGTCACAGCATCCTAGAAAGTCTCAAGTAAAAATATCGCCTAAAGTTTGGGTGTATACTACTTACTTCCCTCTGACTATAAATCTGTAAACGTGCTATTTAACTGTCTGTAATATGAGTAACGACATAGATCTGATCAAACAACTTGGCCCTAGTGCAATGGATCAGATCATGCTTTATCTGGCTTTTAGTGCTATGCGGACTAGTGGGCACAGGCATGGAGCATTCTTAGATGCAGCAGCTACGGCAGCTAAGTGTGCAATTTATATGACCTATCTTGAACAGGGACAAAACCTGAGAATGACGGGTCATTTGCACCACCTGGAGCCAAAAAGGGTCAAAATTATTGTGGAAGAAGTCAGACAAGCTCTGACGGAAGGCAAGTTGCTAAAAATGTTGGGTTCTCAAGAACCACGCTATTTAATTCAACTGCCTTATGTCTGGATGGAAAAATACCCTTGGCAACCAGGGCGATCCCGTGTGCCAGGAACTAGCCTGACAAGTGAAGAGAAAAAACAAATTGAGCAAAAATTACCTGGTAACTTGCCAGACGCACAATTAGTGAGTTCGTTTGAATTTCTCGAACTAATTGAATTTTTGCATAAGCGATCGCAAGAAGTCCTCCCGCCTGAACATCAAATGCCCTTGAGTGAAGCCTTAGCAGAACACATCAAGCGCCGCCTACTTTATTCAGGTACGGTGACAAGAATTGATTCACCTTGGGGAATGCCCTTCTATGCGCTAACTCGTCCTTTTTACGCACCAGCAGACGATCAAGAACGTACCTATATCATGCTAGAAGATACCGCTCGGTATTTTCGGATGATGAGAAACTGGGCAGAAAAACGACCAAATTCCATGCGTGCTTTAGAAGAACTGGATATTCCTCCAGAAAAGTGGGATCAAGCAATGGAGGAACTTGACGAAGTTATCCGCGCTTGGGCAGATAAGTATCACCAAAGTGGTGGTATTCCCATGATTTTACAGATGGTTTTTGGTAGAAAAGAAGATTAACACCTCCGGCTCATAAAAAGTAAGCATCCTAACACTCAGCAACCGGTAAATCTCAAATCAAATGTACAAGCGTTACGACGGGTAGGCTCCTGCTGCAAAATTTAGAGACATTGTTAGCTTTTGTCTCGAATGGCAGGATGCTTCCGTTGCCATCCACATTTATAAATTGGATGATTCATTATTTTATTAGCTTATATAAATAAACAGGGTTATTCTAGTTACCAGTAAGACTTTCTTGATTTCCATCTGTCGCATTCTTTTTTCAAATTGGTATATAGCGTTTATCAGTTTAGTGCAGTACAAGTTGATAGGGGACAGAGGCTAGAGGCTAGGGACTAGAGACTAGAGGAATGTACCTCATTGAGATGAAAAACGCTGTAAGTAATATTAGGTTTAGAGACGATTTATCAAGTAAACATTAAATTATAGTAGCTGTCTTAAAAGTCAAGCGATCATTAGCTAGAAAAAGCTTATTAATACAAAAAACCACAGATAAACCCAGTGTTTATCTGTGGTAAAAATGAATTTTGCCTTCAATGCCAACAAAAACTATTGGAATTGAAAGCGAGAAAATTCTAGACGGAAGCGAAGTAAACTTTAGACTTCACAGGATCAGGAGTCATTGTCTGATCACCAGGTTGCCAACCAGCAGGGCAAACTTCATCTGGATGTGATTGGACGTGCTGAATAGCTTGTAATGTCCGTAGGGTTTCATCAACGCTACGACCAAAAGCTAGGTTGTTAATAGTAGCGTGTTGAATGATACCATCTTTGTCAATCAAGAACAGACCACGCAATGCTACTCCTGCTGCTGGATCAAGCACGTTGTAAGCGGCGCTAATTTCTTTCTTGATGTCGGAAACTAGGGGATAATTGAGGTCGCCTACGCCACCAGATTTGCGATCAGTTTGAATCCAAGCGAGGTGGGAGAACTCACTATCAACGGAAACACCGAGAACCTCAGTGTTAAGTTTCTTGAATTCTTCGTAGCGATCGCTAAATGCTGTGATTTCAGTAGGACAAACAAAGGTAAAGTCTAGGGGGTAGAAAAATAAGACTACATACTTACCACGATAGTCGGAAAGTTTGATTGTCTTGAATTCCTGATCAAATACAGCAGTTGCTGTAAAGTCGGGAGCTTGTTGACCAACGCGGAGGCTTCCTTCTGTTCCGTAAGTGAGGGACATTAACCTAATTCTCCTTCAACTTATATTTCGTTTTAGTAGCGTTAGAATCCGGGTCAGGTAAACTCACCCATCTACGCTGATTCACAGTTTAATTACGATCTGTTACGACTATATCATAGTCATAACGATTTTGAGTAGCAAATGACCAATTTAGATACAAGAGAATGGTTACTCACCAATGGCTTAGGCAGTTTTGCCAGTGGGACAGTTTCTGATGTCCGCACACGCACCTACCACGGTTGGTTATTTGCTGCTACAAATCCGCCATCAGGGCGTGACTTGCTGTTGTCACACTTGGAGGCGAGTTTAGAAGTATCGAAGGGGGTTGTGGCATTAGGAACAAATATTTGGGGTAGTGGAGAGATTAAGCCCAGAGGTTACGAATTTCTCCGATCTTTTGATATTAACCCCGTACCCAAATGGATTTGGGGTGACGAACACTGGCAGTTAAGTAGACAACTGTTAATGCCTTGTGGTGTTGAGGGAAGTAGGGAAAATAGCCCCCACTCCCATCGGATTTTGATTCACTATCGTTATGACGGCCTAGAGACAGCGATTTTAAAACTGAGGTTGTTGATTTGTGATCGCGACTTTCATCATCAACAAACTGCCACAGGATTACAATTTTCCCAATTGTTAGGGCAACAACAAGTTTGCCTACAAGCGATCGCATCGGGACACTTTGGTAAACCTTGGTATTTACGCTGGACACAGGGGAAATATCAAGCAGACGCATTTTGGTATTGGAATTACGTCTTACCAGAAGAAACACGGCGGGGATTAGGTAATTATGAAGACTTGTATAGTCCTGGCTATTTAATCGTCACTCTCCAGCCAGGAGATAGCGTCACTTTGGAAGCAAGGTTAGGTTTTCCTGATCCCCAACAAAGCCCGCTATTACCAGAAAGCTTTGCAGAAGCAGTCGAAGCAGAACAAGAAAGACTCAGCCAGATTTTTGGCTACATTCAACCCAAACATCAAGATTGGCAATCAACAACAGGCTTATTAACGAGTAAAGCAATATCAGCCAAGGAAAACCCTCTACCCCCTGTTTCTTGTCCACTACTGAATACTCAATCGCTGATTTGGCAACAACTAATCAAAGCCAGTGATCAGTTTATTGTGTATCGGGCTGCCGTGGCTGGCCCAACCATTATTGCTGGTTATCACTGGTTTAACGACAGAGGACGTGATGCGTTAATTGCCTTACCAGGTCTAGCATTAGTACCGCAACGCTACGAATTAGCCAAAGGAGTATTACACACCTTGGGGCTTTACTGTCGCCACGGTTTAATTCCCAATGGCTTTCCTGATGTTGATGGTGAGCCATCTTACAACAGTATTGATGCGGCGCTGTGGTGGATTGAAACATTAGGACTGTATTTAGAAGCTACCCAAGACTGGGAATTTTTAGCAGACCAATTCCCGATAGTGCAGCAAATTCACAAAGCCTTTGTAGGTGGTACACGTTATAACATCCAAGTTGATGCTACAGATGGATTAGTGGGTTGGTATGCTCGCGGTGTAGCTTTAACTTGGATGGATGCACTAGTTAACGGTCAACCTATCACGCCGCGTTATGGTAAACCAGTAGAAATTAATGCCTTGTGGTATTCGGCTTTGTGTTGGATGAGCCAATGGGCGCAACGCTTAAGCCAAATGCGAGTGGAGGATGCACCACGTTTAGCCAAACAAGCGCAACGTTATACACAGCAAGCACAACAGGTAAAAGTTTCCCTACAAAAATTCTGGAACCCGATGTTGGGTTACTTGTACGACACCATTGAACCAGACGATCGCCGTAACTCCCAAATTCGCCCCAATGCTGTGATTGCATTATCTTTACATCATTGTGGATTTTCCCAACAACAAGGCCGTCAGGTACTTGACTTAGCAACTTATCGCTTGCTGACTCCCTATGGACTGCGTAGCCTGGATGCCATTGATCCCGAATATGTCGGTAAGTATATAGGTATGACTCATGAGCGCGATCGCGCTTACCATCAAGGTACAGTTTGGAGTTGGTTAATTGGGCCGTTTATTCGTGCTTGGCAGCGTTTTTATCCCAAACAACCAATACCCTTTCATTGGCAACCCCTCATCGACCATTTTCTTGCTGATGCTTGCCTTGGCTCCATTTCCGAAATTTTTGACGGCGACCCCCCACACACCCCCAGAGGTGCGATCGCTCAAGCTTGGTCAGTAGCAGAGGTGATGCGTCATATCCAGGGATTTCCGTAGGTAGAGGGTAAGGGGTGGGTGCAGGGGTGCGAGGGGGCAAGGGTGCAAGGGTGCGAGGGGACAAGGTGGACAAGGAAGCAATCTTTCTCTTTCTACCTTGTCTCCCCCCTCTACCTTGTCTCCCCCCTCTACCTTGTCCTTTCAAGGGCAGGTTTTTAAACCTTCGATAAATAGTTGAGAATATTCTCAATTATGAAACGTAGTTTTAACTGTTCAGACAATAATTTTGGTTTTAAAAGCCCAAAAATTTGTCTAATAAAAAAAGCCTGCCCTTGAAAGCTCTACCTTGTCTCCCCCCTCTACCTTGTCTCTCCGAACTCCCCACTCCCCACGCCATCAGTTCTACTATTAAAAAAGTGCCTCTTGAATACTAACTCCCGCTACCCATGCCTTTATCGCGCATAGTAACGCTAATTGTTGGTCTAATTGTCATTTTGGCAATGAGCCTATGGCTGATAGATTCCCTATCACGCCTTTATTGGCAATTGTCTTATTCACCATTACTCGGTAATTTGCTGCTGTTGCTGCTGGTTGTCTTGATTGGTGGATTAGTGGCGGCGTTTGTTTATTACGTTCTGGTGCTTCAGGCTGGAGAAAAACGTTCTCGCCAAGGGCGCAGGCGGGTGACACCAGCCCAAATCCCGGCGGCAAAATCTGATGCAGCTTCCTCCACACTCCAAGCTGTGCGCCAACAAGTATCGCAAATACAAGATGAAGTCGCCCGACAAGCTTTATTAAGCCGATCGCGGGAAATTGAAGCTAATTTAGCACGGGGTGAAATTCAAGTTGTGGTGTTCGGTACAGGAAGTGCCGGTAAAACTTCCCTGGTGAATGCGATTATGGGGCGGATGGTGGGTCAAGTCAATGCGCCAATGGGTACTACCACAGTCGGCGAAACTTATTGTTTGCGGTTGAAGGGATTAGACCGCAAAATTTTAATTACCGACACACCGGGAATTTTAGAAGCAGGAGTCGCAGGTACAGAAAGGGAACAGTTAGCGCGAGAACTGGCGACAGCCGCAGATTTATTGTTGTTTGTGGTGGATAATGACCTGCGTCGCTCAGAATATGAACCATTGCGGGGTTTAGCAGAAATTGGCAAGCGATCGCTGTTAATTCTGAATAAAACTGACCTGTATACAGATGAAAATAAAGAAGTGATTTTGGCACGGTTGCGTGAACGAGTCCGGGGTTTTATTTCTGCTCACGACGTGGTGGCGATCGCGGCTAACCCCCAATCGGCACAATTAGAAACAGGGGAACTTTATCAACCAGAACCAGATATTGTCCCACTGCTGCGGCGGATGGCGGCTGTACTGCGGGCTGAGGGCGAGGATTTAGTGGCGGATAACATTTTGCTGCAATCTTTACGCCTGGGTGAAGAAGCACGTAAACTCATCGATGCCCAGCGTCGCCGCCAAGCCGATAAAATTGTTGAGCGATTTCAATGGATTGGGGCTGGTGTCGTCTCAGTTACACCCTTACCTTTTGTAGATTTATTGGCGACAGCCGCCGTCAACGCCCAAATGGTTGTAGAAATTGGCAGAGTCTACGGCTGCGAGTTGAATATGGAACGGGGACGGGAATTAGCTTTATCTTTAGCAAAAACTATCGCTAGTTTAGGGATAGTGAAAGGCGCGATTCAATTAGTCTCCACAGCTTTGCAATTGAATGTTGCCACATTTATTATTGGCCGAGCCATTCAAGGCGTAACAGCCGCATATTTAACCCGCATTGCCGGCAAAAGTTTTATTGAATATTTTCGCCATGATCAAGATTGGGGCGACGGCGGTATGACAGAGGTAGTACAGCGCCAGTTTCAAATGAACCGCCGCGATGAGTTTATTAAAGCTTTTATTCAAGAAGCGATCGCCAAAGTTGTCAAACCTTTACAAGAAAAAGTAGAAGCCCTTGATCAAGATGAAGAAACTCATTAGTGCTGAGTTGGATTAGACAAGGTAGAGGGGGGAGACAAGGTAGAAATCTTGCTTCCGTGTCCCCCGTATCTCCCGTGTCTCCCTTGTCCCCCTTGTCCCCCGTGTCTCCCTTGTCTCCCTCATCCCCTAGCCCCTAACCTATTTCATTGTAAACTTTCCACTAAGTAAAAATTACGTAAGTAATGTTGCATCTTCGGATATCAGTATTGATAAATCCTTACGTAATCAAATACAGAGAGAATTTTCACTGAGATAGTACGGAAATAGGAATTTAATCTTTTCGTAAAATAACCAGATTTTTATTGCCGTTTTCTTTTTCTACTGACAGTATGGAAATATGCAAAGGCAACGATGACAATCGAGCTTTAAGGAACTAGGGAGTTAATTAGAGATGTAAGGCAGCGAGCTAAATTAGTGTACTTATTTAATTGAGCAAGTGCGTAGCCAAAACAGCATTTCTGACATTGCAAAAGCTATTGAACCTCATAATTTCGACTTCTGCTAATTTGCGTAAATATCGCTTGCACAGCGCGTTTTGTGCTGCTTCGACATGATGCAAATCAGTAGGAAATCACTTAAAAGAAACTACTGAGGTTATCAAGCTGATTGATATATAACCTGCCGTTAATGCAATAACTTGATGTCTACTTTATGAACTGCTGGAAATTTCTTTCTAGTGCAGAAGTAATTTGGCAAAAAGTTTATTGACACTCCCCCATTTTATGAAACCTAATTTTGGAGAAATTCAACTCATGCTGACAACATCTTACAAAAAACTATCTCAAGCGACTGCTGGTATTGCCCTTGGTGCTGCAATGTTAGCGACTGTGGGTAATGCTCCTGCACAGGCTGTAACTTTAAAAACATTTAATATTTCTGGACAATTCGCGCCTCAAGCTATTTCTGGTTCCACTGGAGTAGCTGTAGATTTACAGAATGGTTCTTTTTCTGGAACTTATACAGTAGATATAGACCAACTACCAACTGCTACGAGTGTCCTTTTAAATGACTGGTCTATTGTTCTCAAAGATGCTTCTAACAATATTTTGAGAACATTTTCTAGCAGCTTGCTGGGACACACTGGTCAAGTCATGCAGAATAGTTTGCTATTTAGTAACAACATAGGTACAAACGAAGGTGAAGTCACAGAAAGTTTAGGATTAACATTTCCCTCTGGTTTTACAGGCTTACCTATGGCTGTTGCATCTAGCGGAAGATTCAGTAGTGTTATAGATATCAACGATACTTTAACTGCTGGAAGAATAGCAATCACATCTGCAACTGTCAAACCAGTCCCAGAACCTGTTTCTACTGCTGGTGTTGCTGTGGCTGGTGTTGTGGGTTTATGGATGAAGCGTAAGCAAAAAGCACCAATAGCATAGTTGCATTCCTGAAAGACGGGGATAATTCATAAACTGGATTAGCTTGATTGCAGAGTTCTTTTCTACGCAAATACGCACTGGGGTTCCTTCTCTCCTCGCAAAGGAACCCTTTTCTTTGGGCTACCAATCTTCCTTGTCCCCTTTGTCCCCCTTGTCTCTAAATGATGCTTAAGTCCCCTCTGAAAATATTGCCAGTAAAAACACGGCATTGATGGCTCTTTTTGCGATACTATATTCAATGTTTGGTTAATTTCGATTTATATGTAGTGCATATAGCAAAAAAAAATAAATTTGTGGATAAAAATACGTAAA from Aulosira sp. FACHB-615 includes:
- a CDS encoding PEP-CTERM sorting domain-containing protein (PEP-CTERM proteins occur, often in large numbers, in the proteomes of bacteria that also encode an exosortase, a predicted intramembrane cysteine proteinase. The presence of a PEP-CTERM domain at a protein's C-terminus predicts cleavage within the sorting domain, followed by covalent anchoring to some some component of the (usually Gram-negative) cell surface. Many PEP-CTERM proteins exhibit an unusual sequence composition that includes large numbers of potential glycosylation sites. Expression of one such protein has been shown restore the ability of a bacterium to form floc, a type of biofilm.) yields the protein MKPNFGEIQLMLTTSYKKLSQATAGIALGAAMLATVGNAPAQAVTLKTFNISGQFAPQAISGSTGVAVDLQNGSFSGTYTVDIDQLPTATSVLLNDWSIVLKDASNNILRTFSSSLLGHTGQVMQNSLLFSNNIGTNEGEVTESLGLTFPSGFTGLPMAVASSGRFSSVIDINDTLTAGRIAITSATVKPVPEPVSTAGVAVAGVVGLWMKRKQKAPIA
- a CDS encoding amylo-alpha-1,6-glucosidase; its protein translation is MTNLDTREWLLTNGLGSFASGTVSDVRTRTYHGWLFAATNPPSGRDLLLSHLEASLEVSKGVVALGTNIWGSGEIKPRGYEFLRSFDINPVPKWIWGDEHWQLSRQLLMPCGVEGSRENSPHSHRILIHYRYDGLETAILKLRLLICDRDFHHQQTATGLQFSQLLGQQQVCLQAIASGHFGKPWYLRWTQGKYQADAFWYWNYVLPEETRRGLGNYEDLYSPGYLIVTLQPGDSVTLEARLGFPDPQQSPLLPESFAEAVEAEQERLSQIFGYIQPKHQDWQSTTGLLTSKAISAKENPLPPVSCPLLNTQSLIWQQLIKASDQFIVYRAAVAGPTIIAGYHWFNDRGRDALIALPGLALVPQRYELAKGVLHTLGLYCRHGLIPNGFPDVDGEPSYNSIDAALWWIETLGLYLEATQDWEFLADQFPIVQQIHKAFVGGTRYNIQVDATDGLVGWYARGVALTWMDALVNGQPITPRYGKPVEINALWYSALCWMSQWAQRLSQMRVEDAPRLAKQAQRYTQQAQQVKVSLQKFWNPMLGYLYDTIEPDDRRNSQIRPNAVIALSLHHCGFSQQQGRQVLDLATYRLLTPYGLRSLDAIDPEYVGKYIGMTHERDRAYHQGTVWSWLIGPFIRAWQRFYPKQPIPFHWQPLIDHFLADACLGSISEIFDGDPPHTPRGAIAQAWSVAEVMRHIQGFP
- the hetR gene encoding heterocyst differentiation master regulator HetR; the encoded protein is MSNDIDLIKQLGPSAMDQIMLYLAFSAMRTSGHRHGAFLDAAATAAKCAIYMTYLEQGQNLRMTGHLHHLEPKRVKIIVEEVRQALTEGKLLKMLGSQEPRYLIQLPYVWMEKYPWQPGRSRVPGTSLTSEEKKQIEQKLPGNLPDAQLVSSFEFLELIEFLHKRSQEVLPPEHQMPLSEALAEHIKRRLLYSGTVTRIDSPWGMPFYALTRPFYAPADDQERTYIMLEDTARYFRMMRNWAEKRPNSMRALEELDIPPEKWDQAMEELDEVIRAWADKYHQSGGIPMILQMVFGRKED
- a CDS encoding EamA family transporter, which produces MGRIEKRPDSPRVRGELSRSAETALWAVVEDLENLQQNVLRSLQEEIKRLQADKERLYDDIQKLLEEKEHLQQVRQITEQQVLIRQLAEVLAKHISSQLQSSLKNLANELKMTGADEQAVLKSAESNEQIKQMLGSLDDTLTITFNSLQQELKNYQGNLSQQLVRMQSQQQQGETIVEELVNRLRGELTKAIQETTQPTKPSPPTVLQPDEPKLESAVKVSPPTVLQSNERSPANSFTVSSATVLQPDEPQPVNYPLLSEVTNKSNDNQTTASSAETSSAVIVPPVKESPTQPISIAPKDFPPKEKPPEPIVLPDKDVAESTSSNVVASEQNAVLRFDVPETQIQSPSSKASEPVSVISADLVEDEPISPPPAPARRSRRPSKPQSLSPVQIGFLLVVLSTVVSSLYNVAVKMMFHQSSAVVGSLAVERLLLPTLGNIFLILLLRLAIVVPLTLLLAPMMHPQVWQDIKNLMESFQGKPSAAKVKAKRVLQLSIASGCFLFLSQVLIYLAIGQVTTGMAIALFFIYPGISGLLSWLLFRDKPNSVRGAAIGAIFLGELLVLAGAATAGISDFSIGSSAAIFGGIAFACYVMLTRVCAAKLHPVSFTLVSFTTMFVLSFIGLMLPLPTAWSLTIDGSKLLEIILSAFILGVLTLLSYVLNNIGIGKLGALRSAIIGAGVPILTVVFAGLLIQENLEIIQILGVLFVTFGAAAFSFEKMRHQVKSSSAEN
- a CDS encoding YcjF family protein; this encodes MPLSRIVTLIVGLIVILAMSLWLIDSLSRLYWQLSYSPLLGNLLLLLLVVLIGGLVAAFVYYVLVLQAGEKRSRQGRRRVTPAQIPAAKSDAASSTLQAVRQQVSQIQDEVARQALLSRSREIEANLARGEIQVVVFGTGSAGKTSLVNAIMGRMVGQVNAPMGTTTVGETYCLRLKGLDRKILITDTPGILEAGVAGTEREQLARELATAADLLLFVVDNDLRRSEYEPLRGLAEIGKRSLLILNKTDLYTDENKEVILARLRERVRGFISAHDVVAIAANPQSAQLETGELYQPEPDIVPLLRRMAAVLRAEGEDLVADNILLQSLRLGEEARKLIDAQRRRQADKIVERFQWIGAGVVSVTPLPFVDLLATAAVNAQMVVEIGRVYGCELNMERGRELALSLAKTIASLGIVKGAIQLVSTALQLNVATFIIGRAIQGVTAAYLTRIAGKSFIEYFRHDQDWGDGGMTEVVQRQFQMNRRDEFIKAFIQEAIAKVVKPLQEKVEALDQDEETH
- a CDS encoding peroxiredoxin, producing MSLTYGTEGSLRVGQQAPDFTATAVFDQEFKTIKLSDYRGKYVVLFFYPLDFTFVCPTEITAFSDRYEEFKKLNTEVLGVSVDSEFSHLAWIQTDRKSGGVGDLNYPLVSDIKKEISAAYNVLDPAAGVALRGLFLIDKDGIIQHATINNLAFGRSVDETLRTLQAIQHVQSHPDEVCPAGWQPGDQTMTPDPVKSKVYFASV